CAGTGGCTAAGCTCAGCTTCTCTGCCAATCTGAACCTTGGCCCCCACAATTGCATAGGGTCCAACCGTGGCATTTTCTCCAACTCGGCAACCATCGCCGAGTAAAACCGGAGGGATAATTCGTGCGTCTTGCCCCAGTTCAACGTCGTCGCCCATACGAACAACATCCGCGACCTCTTTACGGGGCGAGAGCGAATAGCCCCCCAGCGGATCGGCATGACGAAGCTGCATGCTTTGATTAAGAGCCATCCAGTTAACGCCGAAATAACGCTCAGGAGTCCCTGCAT
This genomic stretch from Deltaproteobacteria bacterium harbors:
- a CDS encoding NDP-sugar synthase; the protein is TGVQILEPEFLDFIPPDVETCIVRYGYIKALANGSKLMSFMNDGFWADAGTPERYFGVNWMALNQSMQLRHADPLGGYSLSPRKEVADVVRMGDDVELGQDARIIPPVLLGDGCRVGENATVGPYAIVGAKVQIGREAELSHCIIERGAKIGPGEPIAHAMIGKKGRLEISEK